From Rutidosis leptorrhynchoides isolate AG116_Rl617_1_P2 chromosome 3, CSIRO_AGI_Rlap_v1, whole genome shotgun sequence, a single genomic window includes:
- the LOC139902259 gene encoding uncharacterized mitochondrial protein AtMg00810-like: protein MSMMGKLKFFLGLQIKQLEDGTFINQQKYIHEMIKKFGMENSKPMATPMATNVKLTLEGEGEPFDSTKYRGFIGSLLYLTAIQPDIMFSVCLRAQDFKKIQGHHMLRRLKGSLDT from the coding sequence atgagcatgatgGGTAAACTCAAGTTCTTCCTCGGGCTTCAAATcaagcaactagaagatggaactttcatcaatcaacaaaagtacATTCATGAGATGATCAAGAAATTCGGCatggagaactcaaaaccaatGGCGACTCCTATGGCGACTAATGTGAAACTTACTTTAGAAGGAGAAGGAGAACCGTTCGATAGCACTAAATATAGAGGATTTATTGGATCTCTTCTATATTTAACGGCAATTCAGCCCGATATCATGTTTAGTGTGTGTTTGCGCGCGCAAGATTTCAAGAAAATCCAAGGACATCACATGTTGAGGCGGTTAAAAGGATCTTTAGATACTTAA